Genomic window (Vigna radiata var. radiata cultivar VC1973A chromosome 1, Vradiata_ver6, whole genome shotgun sequence):
TTACGGTATCAATTGTAAGATTGTGTGGCATGATTTTTTTGGACAGAACACGAAAGTTTACAGATTCACCATTTGAATTAAAGTGAGTACAGTCAACATAGAAACTCAGGACTGCCATGCAATTGTTGTTGCTATGAAATTCTTAAATTGAAATGCAAAAGAATACATACCGCATTGGTCCAGACGATCCACATCATATATGTCCATCATCTTTCCAATAAATCGCCAGCTTCTGAGATAGAACTTCCtgaacttaaaaaatatagcaTATGTAGTCAACTTAGCCTTAACAAAAGTAATTGCCAACAAAAGAACCACCGTAACCAAGTCAATAGTCAAGGCCATCATCAACCACAACAGTTAGGAGGTAGAAATTGCAATTTAGAGAGGAATTTAATGACAGtctattcaattttattttgagctATTTGCTGAACTTTTGTAATGCACATTGTCAGCATTTATTTTGTGAAACTTTAATGTAGCATGTTGCACATATCTGATGAACAAAATTATTGGCTTGtttgggaaaaaaatatattatttttttagttagtgGTCAAATACATTAAGTACTTTGTATTATTTTGgccaaatattaattttattatgaatttcaaaaacataaatataaatatattgttattatgcATCAATTCATAAGTTGACATATTTGTACCATTAACTACACAaataatattgtcaaaaaagacTATAGTgacaaaattttacaaaaatataaacttagttgaacaaaatataataaaaattgagacTTATTTgaacaaaacataaacattCATAACTTTATTcattgattcattttttaacattacataataaaatgataCAACTTTAACATTACATAACTTACAATTGAGTCATCTTAGTAACATCTTAAACCAAAACACATGTTAGCCTAAACACATCAATTTTTCAACATTAGTGACATCATCACTATGATCATTACACTAATAATAGAAATCACTTctaattattagatttttttttcggAAACCTTCATGAATTGTCTAGATAGTATATCTTCTTCATTTATCTCATGATAATAACATccatttcattaatatttttttttcaaacactaTTTGAAATAGTTACTCCACACCATATTAGAGAAACCATTTTTGTTATTCAACACAAAAATAACGaaaccaataaataattttattaaaaaaattgttattatgaATCTATCCAAAATTGTTTACTGATatcttttgaagttgttttcaTTCTCACGACTACAAGCTCTCCACAATTGTAAATGGAGATTAAGTTCATTCCCATGAATGGAACTATAACTTGGTTCACTTCAACTATTacaacaaggaaaaaaaattaaccatgAGACATACCTCACTATGCAATGCACACAGATAACAACCATTCACAATTCATTTCATGCCTTTCAAAACCTAAATTAGTATTTATCCCcaattttgatttcaaaatgattaaacATTGCAAGCGATACAAACTAAAATACATCACGTGAATAAAAAACACTACTGTAATACAAAGAGTGTCAGTTTGTCgattataatattaactatttaaacatctatactaaataaaaccaaattaatcaaaattaataaaaattaaaaccttattaattgcagaaaaaaaaatcacattacataaactcaataaaaatacaaactaaattgatatttaagcctaaatttaaaatttgttacaaTTTACAATACATCACACTTAGAATATAACATAAAATCACGGTTAAACTTGTATACTTTTGTAAATACAGATTTAAAATGGATTTTTAAAACATTCTAAATACGAATTTGATAAAGATGGTGTTAATTAGTATCATGGTTGGTGTTGTACAATGATACTAATCAATATGTTTTAAGACATTTAATCAGAAATTTTTGGTTAAGACCCATGGAGTTTTCACTCAcaaataaattacttataattttcaatattaagTTCAGtgattaaaattgttttatacgAGGACTATGGGCTCGAGGGCTTTATTGTAAATTcatactttaaaagaaaaaagaaaatatttataaagaagaTATTGAGTGGTTTTGCAAGACAGAGAGAGAATCCAAAATGTCTCTAAAATACGTTGAAAAATTCAGTTTTAAGTTTCTTCAGAATGCTTTATCTGTTAATGCTTTCACTTTTCCTTTTCACCTTCATACCCAttcctttcttcctttcccATCACTGCCACCTACTCACACTCACCCTCGCTTTCGACCACGCACAACCGTATTCTCCGCCGTGATGGCGGAGCAGTCACCTGCGCCGCCGGTGAGAATGGTAGCTGTCGCTGGTCACGGAGCTGTCAGCCCTCTTAAGCCCGCATCCTGGGAAGAAGTCATGCTTCACACCGtacctcttctctctctttcattGAGCTTCAGTTGTTGagaagtgatttttttattaataattctaTATCCTCTGAGGTTCTGTATTTTCAAGACTTTTCTACAATGAAAGAATATaactttattcattatttattgtaCCTGCAATACAACATCCTATATTAAGTTTTTCCATATTGAAAAATGTTAGGttactctttttctcttttgtttttaatttccgttttggtttttataattatgcaaatattaccttttaattttgtatGCAAAACTATTAGTTTTAgtacatattttaattcttgTACGTATACGAGTGAAAACGCATGCATGaagatatattgaaaaataaaaggagagCTTGCAAGAAAGTTAATAGTTATATAACTTGTATATAAGGaaaataattatacttaaaagtaatattgaaaaaaattgtgtacaCTAAAAGTAGGATTTATAAgcatatttatcatatttaatctCTTTTTGTTCTTATTGTTTAAACTTATAGacataaagaaattaaaataatatctaaggGTTCAATATTTTGGTGATTTGTTTGACAGAGCACTAGGATCCTTACAATAGAAAATATCGATGAATTGAGTAAGATATAGCTTTTTAAGTATTTAGCAAATGTGAGCTTATGTGGGACTATTTGTAGAGGAGGGGAAAGGGTAGGGATTATGTGTACTTTTTGTGCTTGTTATGTTATTCTTATGTCTTTGTCATAATATTCTGCTATGAATATAGTGTGGTTAGTTTTTTGGTTGGGTCCAGTACCATTAATGTTCCCTTTTATCAGGCAAAGAGACTGAAATGGGTTGATGAAGGGTATGAGCTTCTTGTATTTACTGATGAATGTATTGTATCTAGCGGTGAAATGTCCACGAGACTTCAGAAAGAGTTACGGGATGCGGATATATTGGTGATTATTGCTGTTACAAACAAGGAATCAGTTGAGTGGATTAATAACAACAGCAAAACTATTGAAAATGTAATATGTCTTGACTCTTCATCGGATTTGAAGAACAGATTAGGAGGCTATGATGTTCCCAGTGGAGTGAGAGGTGGTATAAGTTTATTTGGAACTTTTCAATCTGATAAAGCTAAAGAATCCTATGAAGTAGTGCAGACAGTATCTGAAGCATGGGATCGACATAATTCTGATGATATAAGGTTCTGTTTGCTGGTAATAATCAATGCATATATAAGGCCCGTTCCAGTATTGAATAATTTGAGAGCTAAAGGTTTTTCTACCCTAAACTGTATGTTGAGGAACTGTGGTCGCCAGGTACTTAATTGCTTGTTGGATCCCAATTGTAGAAAGGCTCTTCAATGCTTGAATCAGTGTAGCCCTGTTGATCAAGTATGTAACTATAGGTGTATTGCTTCATATGAAAGTGCAAATCTAGAAGCCTTTTCACTATGTGTATTACAGAAAAATAACTGTCTTGGGTTGGAAGCAGAAATCCCTGAAAAACCATGTGTGCCTCCAATGGTGAAGTTTCGGGGGCAGAACTTAAGTTATGAAATGGCAGAAGATCTGTTTGTGGGATGGTTGGGGAGTTTGCAGTGGAGCTGGCGTGTGGTAGCAGGGCAGAATCCAGCATATGATCAATTTCCATGCCAATACCAACTATTCTATAGGGGAAAGGCAAAAGGGTCATTCTGGTATGAACCAGTATTCCAGGTAAGAACATTGGAAGGTCAAATGGTCTGGAGGAGGAGAAAATATAGGGTGAGAAGGGGCAAGGTACCTGGCACATTCTATTTCAGTGTATTAGACAACGGAGTTGTTTCAAATGAGTTTTGGACAATTGTGGATGTAGCTGAAAATCTTAGTTGGGGATTGTTCCATTATCATGGGGCTGCTAGAGTTGCAGGGCAGTCTTATACTGGAGCAGTACTTGTGAGTCCAGATGGAGCATTTCCAACTGACAGAGAGAGGACAAAGATTGTTGCTGCACTAGACAAGTGTGAAATTAAAGAGTGGGAGCTATATAATGTTGATAATTGTTCATGCATAGATCCTCCCCTGGGAATTCCAGAGGGTTCTAGTTTACACACTCTAGTCCAAATTGAAGATCCAAAGCAGATGTCTGTCTGATTGTTGTGCCAAATCAATAGGAATGCTAATCTTCTCAATCCAGTTATGTTTTGCACATCTCCAGATTCTATATTCAAAGGAAGTCGATTGGTTCTGTCGCTTGTCAATATCAGTGTATAAATTTCTCAAGGTTCTATCATCTTGAGTTACAGAATATGTATATTTGAAAACAATATCTGAAAAAacgttaaaaagtaaaagaataaaaggcCAGAGGTTTGTGGGTCAATTCAAACCTATCTGAAATTCCATTCGTCTTACACTCCATAGTTATCTGAAATGCATCGTTTTGAAAACAGGACCGTGAAATCAGTCTCCtataagataaatttttttttgggaaGTTGCATGGTGCACACAGGACGTAGTTAAccaaaaaaataagacaaaactGGAGATTGTGACTAATCCTCTTAAGCCGCCAAAACCAAGGCCACTAAAACTATACCATGAATACATTTCTCTGCAGTCGTCGCATTTATAGTAATGCAGTAGTGATACCCACTAATTCCcatgaaaacataaaataaaaacaaactgaAGATTAGTTCCATTATAAATAATCCTGCACTTGAAATTTATGGAGATCTCCACAGCAAACCATGTACAGGTGAGTCCATTACATGAACTGAGCTTCTTGTCAGTGGATTCTCATCCCCTTGATCTGGACGTTCACTTTGACCTTGTATGCCGTTCTGACTCAAGGACCGACAATTACCTGAAATCGTCAGTTTTTTCTTGGATggtttttattatcatattcaaCTCAAGATCTTCTCTTTTTGCTTGATTTATGGTTGTGATTATCTTTACTGCGCTTTTTGTCACTCTTGCCACTTTCCTTCACCTTTTCAGGCTTCACTGCACTCCTACTTGATTTTACGCTAATAAGACCACCGGTGGGTATCTTTCCATCATTATTTTGTAAAACAGTCTGAAAGCCAGAGTCTCCATCGTCAATGGCATACTGCTGGAACAATTCAGGAGTAAAGAGTGATTCTGCTTTTGATTTCATGTCATCCTGTCCAATGACAAACATGTAACATGATTTGAGCCACCAAAACAGGAGGTGAAAAAGCAAAGATGGGATTTGGAGTAGTGATctacaacaaaagaaaacaaaaaagatgaaCACATACCTCGACTTGTTTAGCTGCATTGTTCAGATCTTCGTCCAGAGAGACACTGTGAGGTTCCATGACAATCTATGGACAAAACAGAACATAAACCAAAAAAGAATGGTGCAAGATTAGTGAATGTTAAAAAGGAGGCACGAACTAGAATTTGTTTTCCTACACACAGCAGCAGAATTATAAAGTCACTAACCAAAATCTTGTGTGGATTTTAGTGAAAGCACCATGTCAtggaattcaaaatttaaattgtcaTCAAGAAACTTACTTCTTTCAGTCTTGGCAAGGTTGATTCAATCTCCTTGGATGCACGGCCATCTAGATATTTGTAGAACTTCTTCATAACCTTTATAAATAGAGACAATATTGTTTGCCTTTCCAAATTTGTTTGTCCCTGTTAAACAAAAGAGATATATATAAGAGAATGTGATTCCATCTTATTGAGAAGCGCCCCAGTGAGGGTAGAACCCGAAACAGGAAAACTCAAACCTCAACAAAATCGaacaataaattttagattgaCTCGTTGATTTTGTATCATTATAAACTGACCGACGTACGCTAAATTTCAAAAGATGACTAAGCATACTTCAGAAAAATTCAACACATGATCCATGTCACTGACCTTACCCGGTGAGATAAGGTTTTTGTTGGGTAAATTTCACGgtagaatttgaatttaatttatacgCACGTTGTTAAACCTTTTTGCATAGACATTCAACAATAATTCAtcctattcatttatataacgtGGCGGCAAAAGACATCATACTTGATgcctttataaaaaaaattacaccaaCACTGCatataaattaactaattaGGATTCAACTTTTAGATTGTCCTTTATTGCTTTGACGTACAAGACATCAAGTGATAACCAGTCATCCGAGTGTGTGATATTTTCAACTGAACAAATTATTAAGTCGATAAACAGACCTCAATGTATGAAATGTTCTGATTCTGCAGACCAATGCAGAGTAACACGGAAGCTTGAGCATAGGACAATGTAACTGGGAACTTTTGTTGGAAGTACAGACGTGTAAGGGTTGGCACCAAATCTAGGATCTGTCAAAGAGAAAAGGGGTCAAGATCAAACTTAAAAACGATCCAAATTTCTTAAACAGATATTCAAATTATGTTATTTCAATGATCTAGGTTTGGAATAGTTATATCACAACTTCAGCATTTGGGTTTACATCAGTCACCAACCATtttgaatatcatttaatttGGTCATCACAATTCTCAcatattgatgattgatgatcTTACATATCACGCAAGCTCACATTAATCCAGtttatccaataaaaaaatcatactcACTTCCACAATTACAAttggtaaaaatatatttatttgtatttagcATTTTAAGTACACATTGAATCTTTATGCAGGCAAAAAAATCTAGGGCTTATTTTTGGTGGAGGTGGGTAGGAGCAAGATGGGCTTTTGCTTTGAAAATCGAAAAAAGCAATGAATAACCGTTTAGGATTTTACCAAGTGAGAACCATAAGGAGTTGAAGAACAACAGTTTTCAATAACCAGAAAAGCATTAGACATGTCATCATCAAGAAACCATTCAGAAAACTGATCAGAGTATCATTATCCAACACTCGAGCTCTTACCAGATGAAAGTCAGCAAGGTTGTCAACATAAGCCTCCAAACGCTTCATATCATGTGGTGATAAATATTCTCCGATTGACTGCAGATATTTTTCAGATGCGATTTCCTTAGGGTCTTGGTCCttgaaattgatttttggaTCTATTATGCTGGATAAATTATCGTTATAATAagtatttagaaaattaaatatataaatcaggGATGCTTATCCTACAGTGTTCAAGAAAGTCTAATGGACAGAGAATGACTCCCAATAGAAAGATTCCAAAAACTTAATAACAACTTTGGAAacaattgatatttatttaacaacTTGAAAGAGAAtgtagtgaaaaaaaaaaaaaaatcactgcATCTTTGATAACTTTTTCCTATTACCTTTTCGTGTTAATTTCCCTTAATAGTATTTTCCGCTTAACCTTCGCAAAGGTAAGAGCTTGTGTGCAAAAGACGTTGAAATATCAAGTTCCTTTTCCTTTCAAGTCTTTTGTTTGTctaagataatatttttcttttcatttaccAATACTTCTTTTATCAAAATGAACAAATAAGGTTGTCGAAAATCTTATTCGTCATATGATctaattaattatcaataatacATATCCTTAGTTCGTTAGAATTCAATGAACAGCAAAATATCAACATACATCTAAGAATTTAGAACAGTGAACCACTAAACTCTTGATCCTAACCTCAAAGCAAGCTTGTATTCCATGCCACGAAAGGTCGAAGCAAGAAGTTTAGTAAATCTTTGTCTAAAATCTGCAAGTGGCAAACTAAATCATCAATCATTAACAAAAATGGATTATAATATCAAAGACATACATCATAACAGGAAAGGAAGAGAAACCCACCTTGGTAAAATGGACCAAAGAAACCCAACGGATTTGATCCATCAGCTTCAATTTCATCGTTGTTCAAGGGTCTTAGGATCATGCACGAGTGCTCACCAGTAATAGTATTCTATGAAGTTGAACAAACACGttaataacttataaatataaattcagtattatttacaaattcataaaaagtaaAGCTTAACTGGAATCTGGCCAATGTAGAAAGGAGCAAATTTATGTTTCCTCCAAAAGCGAAACAGGTCCAAAGTTAGCCCAAAGGAGACACCAATGTAGTGGAGCTTTTCTGGCCGCCTTTCACGCAGATGTACAAGCAAATGAGGTAGATCTGTTCTaggttttatattttcttcaagtaGTGAAACCTGAATCCATATTCCATAGTGGTATCATGAAAAAACTAAAGtgtatttgaaaaagataagcataaaaatggagttaaaaGGGACATAAAATAACAAATCAAATATACTCTTGCTCAAACTGCACTATGACTGTATTCAAATTATTCAATCAATAATATCTAAGAGCTAAAAGAAACTAGTTAATAAAGTGCTAACATTTGACGGTAAGGAACTGTCCAAAAATAATGTCTTtatttatgaaatgaaaatgttgCAACTGAAAGAAGCAAGAAAATTGATGCCTttctttggaaaaaaaaaacaatagcaGGTACAATCGAAATATACATTCCAAGAGAGACATCATAAATGGTAGAAACAAGAAATTAGCTCCATAACATGAAATATTAGACACTTCATTAGTTTATAGAGACAGGACGAAATAACAACAGTCGTCAAATCACTTAATTATGAAGTGAAAGAGAATATATTATcccacaaaaataaaaacttatttacaaTAGCTGGCCAGTATATGGGATGGGTGGTTGAAATCTCGAATAAAGCAGCACAAAATCACACACGACCCAAACAAATTCCATGCTACCATATTACTGAATCATGAGGGCGAGCCTAGGTAAAACAAATAAAGCTGTTGTATATCGAGACTTGGCCACAAGTTTTGGCTGCAAAAGCAGCTTCTCCAATCACTACCCTATACATCAAATTGGTGGTCACCTGGTATTTTGCCTTTGTGAACAGggaattctttttattttgttaggaACTGAGTTAATTCAAAGAACTGATTCACCAAACTTCACTGCTATGCTGAATCTAAAAGAGATTATGGAAAGCTAGGAAATCACTTGAAAGCATTATCTGTTTATCCACAAATTaagatttaaagttaaaaattcaATCTATAGggaattaatatattttccatAGCTCAGATGATAGGTAATCCTCCCAACGGAGATTATCTGGGGTCTCGGTGATTGTCAAAGTGTTTGGATAGATGTTGTATTTGGTTGGCTCACGTTCCAAAGTTTCAACTACCGAGAAGCAACAAATGTATCCTAGAAATAAATGTGGGTTCATGCACTCTGTCCTCCAGCCCAGTTAAAAGGTTATGGTCTCTTGATCCTTCTTACGAAATTTCATGAAAATCTTACAATTCATAACACATTTGTTAAATTGGAGAATCATGTCTTCATAAAACTACTTGGAATTCCAAAGCTCCTCTAAGGTTATCTTTTTTGGACATTTTCTTAATCTATAATCTATATAACAAATAGTATTCTCATCTGGTGTACACAATTTATTTTACTGCTTTACCCTTCAGTATGTATTTATTCTGCAATAATACTGCAAAGATTTTATCTTTCACCTGCCCAGAGGAACTTTCACCGCCACAAACTAAGTTACTATATTAAGCTTTTATCCCATTTTGTACAAAATAACCACACTATTTTCTCTATCTGCGACGGAGATGGGTTTTCACCAAACTCAATGCACCTCATGCATTCAGGTTtatctcctctttctctcttctatcTTTATAATGTACTCTTTTCCAACATGAGGATTTCGAACATAGACTCTACTTTCATGACACGAAACTTTCCAATTTGCCAGACTAACTCCTATAAGCAACAATTACTTCTCtctacctttttcttttgcatttctACTAATAAGAGGACCATACACTTTTTGCTGTTTATTTTCTGAAAccgtattatttttatttttagtgatataataaaaatatggttACGCAGGTGCTACAATGCCTGTATTTCTACTAGTGTAATTAATACCcatgacatttttctaaaattttcatcttttctagttGAATCACGATCCTGCCAGAGCCAATCAGCTAGACAGTAAAAGGAATCCTAGATAGTTCCAATACCACTGGCATACTTAACCTTCAGAGACTTCAATGAAGACAACTAATTCAACCAATTCAATAAGGGATTTTCAGTGGTAA
Coding sequences:
- the LOC106770449 gene encoding uncharacterized protein LOC106770449, with protein sequence MSLKYVEKFSFKFLQNALSVNAFTFPFHLHTHSFLPFPSLPPTHTHPRFRPRTTVFSAVMAEQSPAPPVRMVAVAGHGAVSPLKPASWEEVMLHTAKRLKWVDEGYELLVFTDECIVSSGEMSTRLQKELRDADILVIIAVTNKESVEWINNNSKTIENVICLDSSSDLKNRLGGYDVPSGVRGGISLFGTFQSDKAKESYEVVQTVSEAWDRHNSDDIRFCLLVIINAYIRPVPVLNNLRAKGFSTLNCMLRNCGRQVLNCLLDPNCRKALQCLNQCSPVDQVCNYRCIASYESANLEAFSLCVLQKNNCLGLEAEIPEKPCVPPMVKFRGQNLSYEMAEDLFVGWLGSLQWSWRVVAGQNPAYDQFPCQYQLFYRGKAKGSFWYEPVFQVRTLEGQMVWRRRKYRVRRGKVPGTFYFSVLDNGVVSNEFWTIVDVAENLSWGLFHYHGAARVAGQSYTGAVLVSPDGAFPTDRERTKIVAALDKCEIKEWELYNVDNCSCIDPPLGIPEGSSLHTLVQIEDPKQMSV